In Deltaproteobacteria bacterium, the DNA window AGCTCGCCGCGCAGCTCGTCGAGGTCGAGCACGAGCAGCAGCCGGTGAAGCCCGAGGGTGACCAGATCGAAGGGCAGCTCGGCGAGCTTGCGTGCCGCCAGCTCTTCCCCCGCCTCGAGCAGGACCTCGAGCCAGAGGGCGAAGCGGTCGCTGTCGAAGCGCTCCTCGTCGCCCGGACGCGCCTTCTGCCAGAGCTCGTCATCGAAGACCTGGACGAGCTGTTCGGTGGTGGCGAGAGCGACGAGCTCGCCCGAGTCTTCCAGGCCGAGGTGCCCGATGAGCTGCCCGAGCGCGCGGGCCGGGAGCGCCTGAACGGCCGAGACGAGGTCCGGTGTCTCGAGGAGGCGGCTCAGCAGCCGGTGCGAGGTCGGGCGAACGAGGCGCGAGGCAGGGTTCGTCATGTGGCGTGCTCGGGTTGAGCGCCGTGTTCGGCGCCGTAGACAGCACTCAACCATATCCTCGTCTCTTGACAGATACAAAAGATAGAGCTATCTAACTAATATGACCAAGACCACCGAGCTCTGGGAACTCGTCAAGCTGGTGTCGGAGCGCTACGGCCAGCGTCTGCAGGCCCATCGATCGGCCAAGGGCGCGGGGAGCGAGCTCTCAGCCCTGACCGTGCAGCAGTTCCAGTACTTGCAAGCGGTCGGGGCGCTGCCCGGTCCCACGGTCGGAAGTCTGGCCAGCTATTTCGAGGTCACCTCGCCCACGGCGACGTCGATCGTGAACCGGCTGGAGGGGGCGGGGTACGTCGAGAAGCGGCCGTCGGGGCGGGACAACCGGGTCCGCTTCGTGGTGCTGACCGCGCGAGGACGCAAGGTCCTGCGTGCGCAGGAGGACGCCTTTCGCGCGCTGGCCGAGGAGATCCGTGGGGCGCTGACCGCCTCGGAGCTGGCGGCGTACCAGGAGCTCACGGCCAAGGTGTGCGCGAAGCTGCCGCAGCTGGAGTAAAAAAATTTGCCACGCATTGATAGATAGAACGTTCTATATGTAGTGGCCGGCGCGGGGAATCTCGCCGGCCCCGGTAGCGACGCAGCCTGCAGCGAGAAAGGAGCTCGTCATGGAACGCAGCGCGTATCTCGCCGGAGCCCTGGTAGTCGCGACCCTGAGCGCCTCCTGCGCCGCTCCGGGCCTTTTTTCGGAGCGCGAGCTCCGAGCCGCCAACCTTGGGAGGGTGAAGATGGACAAGGACCTGGGAGAGCTCTTGGTGCCGGAGAACCGCCGCCGGCCCGGTAGTCGCGTCATCGCTCTGCGCTTCCGCCGGCTCGGGCCCCTCGACGGGCGACCGGTCCTCCTCCACTTCACGGGAGGGCCGGGGATGAGCAACTTGAAGCACCGCTATCCCGAGGCGCTCCTCGGTACCTTCACGGTGGTGGAGGTCGGCTATCGGGGGATCGATTCGTCCACCCGGCTGCGGTGCGACGGGCTGAAGAACCAGCTTACAGCGCAAGACCTCCTCTCCGACGGAGGAAAGGTCCGGATGGCCCGCGCCTTCGACGACTGTGTGCGAAGCTGGCAAGCGGAGGGGCTGGACCTGAGGGGCTACCAGCTGGCCGACATGGTCGAGGACGCGGAGGACCTCCGCCGGGCCCTGGGCGTGCCGAAGGTGCACCTCGTGGCGGACAGCTACGGTACGCGCCTCGCTCTCGAGTATCTCTCGCGTCACCCGGAGTCCGTGGTCCGCGCGGTCCTCATCGGCGCCAATCCACCGGGCCACTTCTTCTGGTCCTCCTCGGACCTCGAGGCCGCCTTCGCCGCGTACGAGCGAGTCACGGGCACGCCGGGGCTCGAGGCCGCCTTCCATCGGGTGCTCATGGGGCTGCCGGAGCGTAGCTGGGGCCTGCGCGTCGACCCCGACCGGATCCGGATCATGTCCTTCTTCCTGCTCTTCCATCGGAGCACCGCGCGCCGGGTCTTCACCGCCTTCTCGCGCGCGCACGAGAAGAACTCCACCTTCCGCCTCGCGCTGTTGTCGCTCGGCCACAATCTCGTGCTGCCGCGCATCATGGACGAGTGGGGTGACCTCTTCTGGAAGGGGCTCATCACCGACTGGCAGCCCGACGCGGACTACCGGGCGCGCTCGGCGATGTCGCCGGGACGCTTCGGCTCGCCCCTCGGAGAGCTGCTCTTTGCGCCCCCCTACGACCCGGACTTTCTCGCGTATCGGGATGCGCCGCGTCCGCTCGCCGTGACCACGCCGACCTTGATCCTGAGCGGCGCGCTGGACTTCTCGACCCCGCCGGAGAACGCCCGCAAGGAGCTCGTCGAGCGTTACTCCGCGGTGCAGCAGCTCGTGGTCCCCTCCTACGGGCACGTGGCCGACTTCTGGGCCGAGCCGCGGGCGCTCTCCCGGGTCCTCGAGCAGTACCTGCTGCGGGGGAGGGTGCCCGAGGTCGAAGACCTCCCGGACCGGAGCGCGCAGGTGCCGCGCTTCGTCACAAGGCCAGGGTTCAAGGGACACGAGCGACGGCCCTCGCGTCGCGCGACTGGCCCCTACGCCCTCGCCAGCAGCTCCAGCGCCCGCTCCGCGACGGGCCAGGCGTTGCGCGCGCAGTCGTTCACGCCGATGCCGCGATAGGCGTTGCCGGTGAGAAGCAGGCCCGGCAGCTGCGCCACGCGGGCGTCGAGTCGCTCGAGTCGCGCCGCGTGCCCCACGTTGTACTGCGGGATGGCCTGCGGCCAGCGGAAGAGGGTCACGAAGCTCGGCGCGGCTCGCACGCCGATGGACCGCGCGAGGTCCTCGCGGAGGAGCCCGAGGAGCGTGTCGTCGTCGAGGGCGGCGAGGGCACCGTCGCGTGCGCCACCCACCATCACGCGCAGGAGCACCTGTCCGCTCGGGGCCTCGCGCGGAAAGATCGACGAGCTGAAGAGCGCGCCGAGCAGGCGCATCCCCTGGCCGCGCGGCACGAGGAAGCCGAAGCCGTCGAGAGGGTGCGGCACGTCCTCGCGCCGGTAGCCGAGGCAGGCCACGTTCAGCGAGGCGTACTCGATCGCCGCGAGCTCGCCGGCCAGCGTGGGTTCGAGCGCGTGGAGCAGCTCCGCCGCGGCGTAGGCGGGCCCGGCCAGGATCACCAGCTCGGCCTCGAGCGCCTGCGCGAGTCCCGGGCCGCCCACCTGCCAGCGCGGTCCCACCCGTTCGAGGCGGGTCACGCGCACGCCGCAGCGCACGGCGGGTCCGAGGGCGGCGGTCAGCGCGTCGGTGAGCTGCTGCATCCCCGCGCCGAGAGTCGTGAGGCGTCCCGTCGGTCCCGCGCCCGCGACCCCTTGCTTGCCGCCCTTCGCGCCGCGCCGCTCGCGTCGCCGCTGAAGCTGCAGCCGTACCATGCCGCGCACGAGGCTGCCGTACTGCTCCTCGACCTCCACGACCCGCGGGAAGCAGCTCCTCACGCTCAGGCGCTCGGGGTCACCGGCGTAGATCCCGCTCTGCATCGGGTCGATGAGCCAGCGCAGCCCCTCGGGGCCGATGCGCCGCCGCACGAAGCCCGCGATCGACTCATCGCCCTGCTCCTTGCGCCGGGGGACGAAGGGCTCGCCCAGGAGCCTGAGCTTCCCCGCCCAGGGGAGGAGCTGCGAGCGCGCGAGCTTCACCGGGTGCATCGGCACCGGCTCCAGGTGATCCCGCACGAAGAGGTAGCGGTTCTCGAAGGCGTCCGAGGCGGGAAGGAGCGCCGAGCTCAAGCCGAGCGCCTCGCAGAGCTCGAAGGTGCGCGGCTCCTTGTCGAGAAACCCGGCCGGCCCCGCCTCGCAGGAGAAGCCGTCCCGCGCCACGGTCCGGATCTTTCCGCCGGCGCGGCCCTCCGCCTCGAGCACGGTCACGTCAACTTCGCGGCCCGCCTTCGCGGCCAGGCGCTGGAGCACGAACGCGGTGGCCAGGCCCGAGAGCCCGCCTCCAATCACGATGACCCGGGACATCAGCCTTCCCTCCGACGGAGCCATGGCACGACGGCCATCGCATACACCGCCGCGGCGGCGAGCGCCACCCCCGAGAAGCCGATCGCGGTGGCGAGGACGATCGCCAGCACCGAACCCACCACCGAGGCCACGGCGTTCAGGCCCCAGGCCCACGGGATGACCTGCGCGCGCGCCTGTCCTGCGTAGCGCAGGCCGAGCGGGAAGGGCATGCCGAGGACCAGCCCGACGGGGAAGATGACCAGCGCCGAGAGAGCCACGCGTGCGGCGAGGGGAAGGCCCAGCGCGGCGCGCAGGAGCACGGGGCTGCCAAGCGCCACGAGCAGGAGCAGCGCCACCGCGAGGCAGAGGATCAGCACCAGCCGGCGCGGGAGCTCGGGGAGGTAGCCCACCAGGCGCTGGCTGAGCAGGCTGCCGAGCCCCGACGAGAGGAGCAGCGCGCCGACGACCGTGGCGAAGGTGTGCACCGGCTGCCCGATGAAGAGCGTGAAGCGCTGGATGAGCGCCATCTCCACCAGGATGAAGCCGAGCCCGAGGAGGAAGAAGTAGCCGAGGAGCGCGCCCGACCCCGCGAGCCCGTAGCGCCGGCCGATCCACAAGGGGAGGAGGATGAGGAGCAGCGCGAGGAGCCCGGCCTGCGCGAGCACGATCAGCAGCACCACCTCGCCCACCGGTTGATCCTCGAGCGCCCAGCGCGCGCGGTCGGCCTGGCTGAAGACGCTGCGGAAGGTGGCGAGCGAGAGGTCGCGCCAGCGCGTCTGCTGGTTGAAGAAGGGCCGGTCGTCGGTGGCCGGGCGAAGCTGCTTCGCGCTCTCGTCGTAGAGGCGTTCGAGCGTCTCGGGGGCCGCGGCGAGGAGCTGGCGGTAGATCCCCGGTCCCGCCTCGAGCCCGGGCAGGTGCAGCACGCGCAGGCCGAAGCGGTTCAGAATCGTCGAGTCCGCGCGCACCTCCTCGGCAGAAAGCGGGGCGCGGCTCACCACGAGCACGCTGAAGAAGCTCGGCTCGGTGCCGAGCGCGTAGGCCAGCACGTGGCGCCTCGAGTCGGCCACGCCGTGCGCCTCGAGCGCCGCGCGGGCGGTGGCGGCGAGCCGCGGGAGCTGCGCTTCGGGGCGGCTGATCCAGAGGCGTCCGCGCTCGGTCAGGTGCGCGAGGTAGTCGCGCAGCGCCTCCACCGTGACGACGTAGTTCTCGGCCAGGCTCATCGCCCCCGACGCGGT includes these proteins:
- a CDS encoding MarR family transcriptional regulator — encoded protein: MTKTTELWELVKLVSERYGQRLQAHRSAKGAGSELSALTVQQFQYLQAVGALPGPTVGSLASYFEVTSPTATSIVNRLEGAGYVEKRPSGRDNRVRFVVLTARGRKVLRAQEDAFRALAEEIRGALTASELAAYQELTAKVCAKLPQLE
- a CDS encoding alpha/beta fold hydrolase, coding for MERSAYLAGALVVATLSASCAAPGLFSERELRAANLGRVKMDKDLGELLVPENRRRPGSRVIALRFRRLGPLDGRPVLLHFTGGPGMSNLKHRYPEALLGTFTVVEVGYRGIDSSTRLRCDGLKNQLTAQDLLSDGGKVRMARAFDDCVRSWQAEGLDLRGYQLADMVEDAEDLRRALGVPKVHLVADSYGTRLALEYLSRHPESVVRAVLIGANPPGHFFWSSSDLEAAFAAYERVTGTPGLEAAFHRVLMGLPERSWGLRVDPDRIRIMSFFLLFHRSTARRVFTAFSRAHEKNSTFRLALLSLGHNLVLPRIMDEWGDLFWKGLITDWQPDADYRARSAMSPGRFGSPLGELLFAPPYDPDFLAYRDAPRPLAVTTPTLILSGALDFSTPPENARKELVERYSAVQQLVVPSYGHVADFWAEPRALSRVLEQYLLRGRVPEVEDLPDRSAQVPRFVTRPGFKGHERRPSRRATGPYALASSSSARSATGQALRAQSFTPMPR
- the hemG gene encoding protoporphyrinogen oxidase translates to MSRVIVIGGGLSGLATAFVLQRLAAKAGREVDVTVLEAEGRAGGKIRTVARDGFSCEAGPAGFLDKEPRTFELCEALGLSSALLPASDAFENRYLFVRDHLEPVPMHPVKLARSQLLPWAGKLRLLGEPFVPRRKEQGDESIAGFVRRRIGPEGLRWLIDPMQSGIYAGDPERLSVRSCFPRVVEVEEQYGSLVRGMVRLQLQRRRERRGAKGGKQGVAGAGPTGRLTTLGAGMQQLTDALTAALGPAVRCGVRVTRLERVGPRWQVGGPGLAQALEAELVILAGPAYAAAELLHALEPTLAGELAAIEYASLNVACLGYRREDVPHPLDGFGFLVPRGQGMRLLGALFSSSIFPREAPSGQVLLRVMVGGARDGALAALDDDTLLGLLREDLARSIGVRAAPSFVTLFRWPQAIPQYNVGHAARLERLDARVAQLPGLLLTGNAYRGIGVNDCARNAWPVAERALELLARA